In one window of Mobiluncus massiliensis DNA:
- a CDS encoding heavy-metal-associated domain-containing protein → MATLTMNLDGLTCDMCVKHITADLSDLSGVERVEVVRDEGRGVATVTGESLPSDQVLTETVQDAGNYRVVSINR, encoded by the coding sequence ATGGCAACCCTCACCATGAACCTCGACGGACTGACTTGTGACATGTGCGTCAAGCACATCACCGCTGACCTCAGCGACCTATCGGGCGTGGAGCGCGTTGAAGTGGTGCGTGACGAGGGCCGCGGTGTCGCTACCGTGACCGGCGAAAGCCTGCCCTCCGACCAAGTCCTCACTGAAACCGTGCAGGACGCCGGCAACTACCGCGTTGTGTCCATCAACCGGTAG